The following are encoded together in the Fusarium keratoplasticum isolate Fu6.1 chromosome 1, whole genome shotgun sequence genome:
- a CDS encoding Clr5 domain-containing protein, with product MVYQWGPHRDVCYRMYITERQSLESIMEHLKKVYQFTPSKRAFQVQFKRWNFPLKQRPAHKDPRLVKRVHELWLKNMPQGEMLRILKDEEGYDINSRELMRVRARNRWLLRIRHGDRAKPDDEEEEPESPEAQEGGSTADQEGASHQPISNPTTPFVLTPKPRKLSKRQSRRNRQQLADENDLVRFPSEMTLIDCKDVLRLDSTTYSETRECFGRICQQESIVKKTLAGPDKWEYVKNRLIHERPHLQEVLWVSKEKLETKQLALDIICTDVTKRLRNMDTKMTLLDAKNVLGLNPEESREIRTALYTVLCDANFTCKSDVNPGEWEELKRLWMEKSVHVKKLSLTGDDAETRKRVRALEILARDVIKRRRDDYRHQNPKGSEPAKQKEAQRSQTPQDGRNREQLQQPSSKESPSSAFAVSDRDAARSSSPAAPPPMTDDGLGEDMDSSTFEPIPEVTRDSRVPFVSAGRSMPPQLPTPVPSQTSLASSNGVLPQPPRMLGSSASTPMSVNSQYGSPLYMGANTQSAFMGQQYVAQQFSPAPSTAMFQGVPAVSTSFAIFLRLHPSSTIVANTGLWIGTMSAHSVQELRDVAVAKFPGAICVRIEGIIKDDKGTELPLQIQDDEELTAYFAHMRGGSPTFAVQLV from the exons ATGGTCTATCAATGGGGTCCTCACAGGGACGTATGCTACCGGATGTACATCACCGAACGCCAGTCGCTCGAGTCTATCATGGAGCACCTGAAGAAGGTGTACCAGTTCACGCCCAG CAAACGGGCCTTCCAAGTTCAGTTCAAGCGGTGGAATTTTCCGCTGAAGCAGAGGCCTGCGCATAAGGACCCTCGCCTCGTCAAGCGCGTCCATGAGCTGTGGCTGAAGAACATGCCGCAGGGTGAGATGCTGCGGATcctcaaggacgaggagggctACGACATCAACTCTAGGGAACTGATGCGGGTTCGCGCTCGGAATCGATGGCTGCTCAGGATTCGTCACGGCGACAGAGCGAAAcctgatgatgaagaggaagagcccGAGTCTCCGGAGGCTCAGGAAGGAGGTTCGACGGCTGACCAGGAGGGAGCCTCTCACCAACCCATCTCAAATCCTACCACCCCTTTTGTTCTGACGCCTAAGCCTCGCAAGCTCAGCAAGAGGCAAAGTAGAAGGAATCGACAGCAGCTTGCGGACGAGAACGACTTGGTCCGATTCCCCTCAGAAATGACTCTCATTGACTGCAAAGACGTGCTGCGTCTCGACTCAACCACCTATTCAGAAACTCGCGAATGCTTCGGGCGTATTTGCCAACAAGAATCAATTGTGAAAAAGACGCTTGCCGGACCTGACAAATGGGAGTATGTGAAGAATCGTCTCATCCACGAACGCCCGCACCTGCAAGAGGTCCTCTGGGTTTcaaaggagaagctcgagacgAAACAACTTGCACTGGACATCATCTGCACCGATGTGACCAAACGACTACGCAACATGGACACCAAAATGACTCTCCTCGATGCGAAGAACGTGCTTGGGCTCAACCCAGAAGAGTCTCGCGAGATCCGCACTGCTTTGTATACAGTGCTCTGCGATGCGAATTTTACCTGCAAGTCCGACGTGAACCCTGGGGAGTGGGAAGAGTTGAAGAGACTGTGGATGGAAAAATCAGTACACGTCAAGAAACTCAGTCTAACTGGGGATGATGCAGAGACGCGCAAGAGAGTTCGGGCACTTGAGATCCTTGCCAGGGACGTTATCAAGAGACGGCGGGATGACTACAGACACCAAAATCCTAAGGGCAGCGAACCTGCCAAGCAGAAAGAAGCACAACGGTCACAGACACCACAAGATGGGCGGAATCGAGAGCAACTTCAGCAGCCTTCGTCCAAGGAGAGCCCATCCTCTGCCTTTGCCGTGTCGGATAGGGACGCCGCGCGGTCTAGTTCGCCAGCTGCCCCTCCGCCGATGACCGATGATGGATTGGGGGAGGACATGGACAGCAGCACCTTTGAGCCAATTCCAGAGGTGACTCGGGACTCGCGCGTGCCGTTCGTGTCGGCGGGGAGGTCTATGCCGCCTCAACTTCCGACGCCGGTACCATCACAAACCTCCCTGGCGAGCTCCAATGGTGTTCTTCCACAGCCCCCTCGAATGCTGGGTtcatcggcctcgacgcCCATGTCTGTGAACTCACAGTATGGATCACCTCTCTACATGGGGGCCAACACTCAGTCGGCGTTTATGGGACAGCAATACGTTGCACAGCAATTCTCGCCTGCTCCAAGCACCGCCATGTTTCAGGGCGTCCCAGCTGTGTCTACTTCCTTTGCGATCTTCCTACGACTGCATCCTTCATCAACGATTGTCGCCAACACGGGTCTATGGATAGGGACAATGTCGGCGCATTCAGTTCAAGAACTGCGCGATGTAGCAGTAGCCAAGTTCCCCGGGGCGATTTGTGTACGAATTGAGGGAAtcatcaaggacgacaagggGACTGAGCTACCACTTCAGATacaagatgacgaggagctgaCGGCGTATTTCGCGCATATGCGGGGTGGTTCGCCAACGTTTGCAGTCCAATTAGTCTAG
- a CDS encoding Pyridoxamine 5 -phosphate oxidase (Pyridoxamine 5 -phosphate oxidase [Fusarium avenaceum]), which yields MSADENHTLRSELRHLKVLEGPLRKCDFETFPNTPQAAFELWMQEAIEAGVKEPHAMTLSTVDDQGWPDARVLILKNVDGRGWHFAVKGNSPKGKQLATNPYAALTFYWPEQGRQVRIRGRAVQLPEGECRQDFLDRPLSSKIAALASQQSQALESAHQVQQAVESVRQEFEENDDFPLPDWKVYAVDPIAVEFWQGAKDRLHQRLRYKHESAEEPWEKQLLWP from the coding sequence ATGAGCGCCGACGAGAACCACACCCTTCGGAGCGAGCTCCGCCATCTCAAGGTCCTCGAAGGACCTTTGCGAAAGTGCGATTTCGAAACCTTCCCCAACACGCCTCAGGCGGCGTTTGAACTGTGGATGCAGGAAGCGATTGAAGCTGGCGTCAAGGAACCTCACGCAATGACACTTTCCACGGTCGATGACCAAGGTTGGCCGGATGCCCGAGTTCTCATCTTGAAAAACGTTGATGGACGGGGGTGGCACTTTGCAGTCAAGGGCAATAGTCCAAAAGGCAAACAGCTTGCAACCAATCCCTATGCTGCTTTGACCTTTTACTGGCCGGAGCAGGGTCGCCAGGTCCGAATCCGTGGGCGAGCGGTTCAGTTACCAGAGGGGGAATGCAGGCAGGATTTCTTGGACCGCCCCTTGTCTTCGAAAATCGCTGCATTGGCTTCACAGCAGAGCCAGGCGCTTGAAAGCGCACATCAAGTTCAGCAAGCTGTGGAATCCGTCCGACAAGAGTTTGAAGAAAATGATGATTTTCCCCTGCCAGACTGGAAGGTTTATGCTGTAGACCCTATTGCTGTCGAGTTCTGGCAAGGCGCCAAAGACCGTCTTCATCAAAGACTACGTTACAAGCATGAATCCGCGGAAGAGCCGTGGGAGAAGCAACTTCTATGGCCATAA